A genome region from Chryseobacterium sp. G0186 includes the following:
- a CDS encoding Crp/Fnr family transcriptional regulator: protein MEELLVSYIKSKISVTDEELATILSYFKPIQLKKNELLLTNGQSSQRTFFVVSGCLRIFFINEEGQDSTRYFAFENQFATALVSFITSEPSEEFIQAVEDSEVYYITHKNFYHLLEIIPQWEKFYRIYLEIAYVTNTNRLMSFLVQDALEKYRQLLDENPIIVRRLSNKMVASYLNISQETLSRLKSRL from the coding sequence ATGGAAGAACTCTTAGTTTCATACATTAAAAGCAAAATATCGGTAACAGACGAAGAGCTGGCTACCATTCTTTCTTACTTTAAACCCATCCAATTAAAAAAGAACGAACTGCTTCTTACCAACGGACAATCCAGCCAGAGAACATTTTTTGTGGTCAGCGGCTGCCTCCGGATATTTTTTATCAATGAAGAAGGGCAGGATTCCACCAGATATTTTGCTTTTGAAAATCAGTTTGCCACAGCATTGGTAAGCTTTATAACCTCTGAACCGTCGGAAGAATTTATTCAGGCTGTTGAAGACTCTGAGGTGTATTATATTACCCACAAGAACTTCTATCATCTGCTGGAAATTATCCCGCAATGGGAAAAGTTTTACAGGATTTATCTTGAAATTGCTTATGTAACGAATACCAACAGGCTGATGTCTTTTCTGGTTCAGGATGCCCTTGAAAAATACCGCCAATTGCTGGATGAAAACCCAATCATAGTCCGAAGGCTTTCCAATAAAATGGTGGCCTCCTATCTCAATATTTCACAGGAAACCTTAAGCAGGTTAAAATCCAGGCTCTGA
- a CDS encoding MFS transporter, which yields MSTTLEKGQTINFYKATTPIIISVFGVYLTIGIALGVLPKFVQNNLGFDSLIVGLVIGLQSLSTLITRAYSGKVTDTKGAKNSKMSGVILAVIAGIIYILAVSFQADNYWALGFLLLARIIHGVGESFLVTGALTWGIGLVGHSSSGKVMTWNGIAMYAGIAIGAPLSIWLSKEYSILSAIILIALLPIVSWLSTAKLPSIPVDKDHIRTPFYKVIGAISGQGLSLAFSSMAFGCIASFIALFFTEKNWGDASLAFMIFGICYVLTRVLFASFPDKYGGFKIAFISLIIEVIGQLLIWTSVSKTVAIIGC from the coding sequence ATGAGTACAACATTAGAAAAAGGGCAGACTATTAATTTCTATAAGGCAACCACTCCCATCATTATTTCAGTATTTGGAGTATACCTTACCATAGGAATTGCATTGGGAGTTCTCCCAAAGTTTGTTCAGAACAATTTAGGATTTGACAGCCTTATTGTCGGGCTTGTTATTGGTCTTCAATCATTATCAACCCTTATTACCCGGGCTTATTCCGGAAAAGTAACAGATACGAAAGGAGCAAAAAACAGTAAGATGTCAGGAGTTATATTAGCTGTTATTGCTGGGATCATTTATATTTTGGCAGTATCCTTTCAGGCGGATAATTATTGGGCACTTGGATTTTTACTTTTGGCAAGAATCATTCATGGGGTAGGAGAAAGCTTTCTGGTTACAGGGGCATTAACCTGGGGAATTGGTTTGGTAGGTCATTCCAGCTCAGGAAAAGTAATGACATGGAACGGAATTGCGATGTATGCAGGAATTGCCATTGGAGCACCACTAAGTATTTGGCTGAGTAAAGAATACAGTATTCTTTCTGCTATCATACTTATTGCATTGCTTCCTATTGTAAGTTGGCTTTCTACAGCAAAACTTCCGTCAATTCCGGTGGATAAAGATCATATCAGAACTCCTTTTTATAAGGTGATTGGAGCCATATCCGGTCAAGGGCTGAGTCTTGCATTTTCTTCCATGGCATTCGGATGTATTGCTTCCTTTATTGCCTTGTTTTTCACTGAAAAAAACTGGGGAGATGCCTCACTTGCGTTCATGATATTCGGGATTTGTTATGTTCTGACAAGGGTTTTATTTGCTTCCTTTCCTGATAAATACGGAGGATTTAAGATTGCCTTTATTTCTTTAATCATCGAAGTAATCGGGCAGCTGCTGATCTGGACCTCAGTGTCTAAAACAGTTGCCATCATCGGATGTTGA
- a CDS encoding MFS transporter: protein MLAIQKVKPQMRGTALGAYVAFVDLSLGLAGPVAGLIAGWLDYQAVYLFGGISCILSMIILLFNKK from the coding sequence GTGTTAGCCATTCAAAAAGTAAAACCACAGATGAGGGGAACCGCTTTGGGAGCCTATGTCGCATTTGTTGATCTCTCATTAGGACTTGCAGGGCCTGTTGCCGGGCTAATAGCAGGCTGGCTTGATTATCAGGCAGTCTATTTATTTGGAGGAATCAGCTGTATCCTTTCCATGATTATTCTATTATTTAACAAAAAATAA
- a CDS encoding siderophore-interacting protein — translation MTTKKIRSVFTVKNKKFLTPHLIRVVLDIDEDQKELLAHVQSGSNNKIFIPTDPEKGSEPIVRTYTNRKIDLENRELTIDFVSHGENGPASAWALHVNSGDSLEVGMKESTRPLVPDADFYLIVGDATALPVICAILEQLPSYVTAKVLLEVHEKKDEIMLCSAADISVEWLHNPQPEKGSLLAKLTQQTEIPLGILKKYIYIAAEYTTVRELRNHFKTILNWDPNGLYTCSYWRAGQSEDKLENG, via the coding sequence ATGACAACAAAAAAAATACGTTCTGTATTTACGGTTAAAAATAAAAAATTCCTTACTCCGCATCTCATTCGGGTTGTATTGGATATTGATGAAGATCAGAAAGAGTTGTTGGCTCATGTACAGTCTGGGTCCAACAATAAAATCTTTATTCCCACTGATCCGGAAAAGGGAAGTGAACCCATCGTGAGAACCTATACCAATCGTAAAATTGATTTGGAAAACCGTGAATTGACGATTGATTTTGTATCTCATGGAGAGAATGGTCCGGCATCTGCCTGGGCATTGCATGTAAATTCCGGAGACTCTCTGGAAGTCGGAATGAAAGAAAGTACAAGGCCTTTGGTACCGGATGCTGACTTTTATCTTATTGTTGGCGATGCCACAGCATTACCTGTTATCTGTGCTATTCTAGAACAATTACCATCTTATGTAACCGCTAAAGTATTATTGGAAGTGCATGAAAAAAAAGATGAAATTATGTTGTGTTCCGCAGCAGACATCTCTGTTGAATGGCTCCACAATCCACAACCGGAAAAAGGAAGCTTATTAGCAAAATTAACTCAACAGACAGAAATTCCCTTAGGCATATTGAAGAAATACATTTACATCGCTGCTGAATATACTACCGTTCGGGAACTTCGCAACCATTTTAAAACCATTTTGAACTGGGATCCAAACGGTCTGTATACTTGTTCCTACTGGAGAGCCGGCCAATCGGAAGACAAGCTTGAAAACGGGTAA
- a CDS encoding efflux RND transporter periplasmic adaptor subunit, which yields MHFKKTSIYSLSLVLILSSCSGKKEEEKTVYENTKFTKGTENTVHLTEKQIQSVGLTITSLQNRNMEKLVRLNGKAEIAPSHISSVSSIMGGHIKSINVINGSHFNKGQVLAVVEDPQFIQLQQDYLVTKAQLEAARLNFTRQKDLNTSKASSDKTMQTAQADYSTLNATLKGLEEKLRIIGINAKGLSTGNIRSRINIYAPFTGFVSKILVNNGQYINPADTLFELINPAGLLLELKVFENDVNDIKTGQDILVYNNQHPDQKSNAKIISVVPSIENGGSATAVAKLSSVNAGFVKGMYINAEVNISSRYTQGLPNEAVVSYENKNYVFEDLGKSKYKMIPVVTGISDDQFTEIVKADFLKDKKIVQKGAYGLLMMLKNKAE from the coding sequence ATGCACTTCAAAAAAACATCAATATACAGCCTTTCACTGGTCCTTATCCTATCTTCATGTTCAGGAAAAAAAGAAGAGGAAAAAACGGTGTATGAAAATACAAAATTTACCAAAGGCACTGAAAATACAGTTCATCTTACGGAAAAGCAAATTCAGTCTGTAGGTTTAACGATAACTTCCCTCCAAAACAGGAACATGGAAAAACTGGTACGCCTGAATGGTAAAGCAGAAATTGCCCCTTCACACATAAGCTCAGTTTCCAGTATTATGGGTGGGCATATCAAGTCCATTAATGTCATCAATGGAAGCCACTTCAATAAAGGGCAGGTACTGGCTGTAGTGGAGGATCCTCAATTTATACAGCTTCAACAGGATTATCTGGTTACGAAGGCACAACTTGAAGCCGCAAGACTGAATTTTACCCGCCAAAAGGACCTTAACACAAGCAAGGCAAGCAGTGATAAAACCATGCAGACCGCTCAGGCAGATTATTCTACATTGAATGCTACGTTAAAAGGGCTGGAAGAAAAGCTGCGAATCATAGGAATTAATGCCAAAGGATTAAGTACCGGAAATATCAGAAGTAGAATCAATATTTATGCACCATTCACTGGATTTGTAAGCAAAATTCTGGTGAATAACGGACAATATATTAACCCTGCGGATACTTTATTTGAACTGATCAATCCTGCAGGCTTACTGTTGGAATTAAAGGTTTTTGAAAACGATGTAAACGACATCAAGACCGGGCAGGACATTTTAGTGTACAACAACCAGCATCCGGACCAGAAATCCAATGCTAAAATTATAAGTGTGGTTCCTAGTATTGAAAATGGAGGTTCTGCCACGGCTGTTGCTAAATTATCATCTGTAAATGCAGGCTTTGTAAAAGGAATGTATATCAATGCGGAAGTGAATATCAGTAGCCGTTACACTCAGGGACTTCCCAATGAAGCCGTAGTTTCCTATGAAAATAAAAATTATGTTTTTGAAGATCTTGGAAAATCAAAATATAAAATGATTCCTGTGGTTACCGGAATTTCAGATGATCAGTTTACAGAAATTGTTAAGGCAGATTTTTTAAAGGATAAGAAAATTGTACAGAAAGGAGCTTATGGATTGCTAATGATGCTTAAGAATAAGG
- a CDS encoding Na+/H+ antiporter — protein MVELEKIIWISIILIIIISVKDKIKLALPILLVIAGLILSVTQLVPSININPELVFYVVLPPILFDAAWNTSIPDFKKELSKISVLAIGLVFLTTTIIALIVHSIIPGFSWPLAFVMGAIISPPDAVAATSITKTLPLPQKLTTILEGESLLNDASALIAYKCAVIAITSGVFSFLNAGIQFISNSLGGLVIGLIIGFAFLKLHRYFNGNSSAETFAVILLPFAAYSLAEHLGYSGVLAVVILGMFLSWNSISLFKTESRMQMSHFWDVMIFILNGLVFLILGMQLPAIISNIPGTEIPILILYGLLIFIVLVFIRLAVLSLFPLFSGPETGKANVFLTQSKKEYIILSWSGMRGVVSLAAALALPFRDDHGEVIVQRDTLLFISFVVIIFTLLIQGLTLPKLIRLIKPSAPNKQEEKDLNRLLLKESVSFLNDVTPDCNRAENAIKSMIEKLEKEHIQLTDTNTETSLYHHTEWKKTYFELELKLAEYQRKTLINTYHKGNFTLETIRKKEMELDFWTTTIHHEIESIEQYAE, from the coding sequence ATGGTAGAACTTGAAAAAATTATCTGGATCTCTATTATTTTAATCATTATTATTTCTGTAAAAGACAAGATCAAACTGGCACTTCCTATTCTCCTTGTCATTGCAGGACTTATTCTCAGTGTAACCCAACTTGTTCCATCCATCAATATCAATCCGGAATTGGTTTTCTATGTTGTATTGCCGCCCATATTGTTTGATGCAGCCTGGAATACATCAATCCCTGATTTCAAAAAAGAGCTTTCTAAAATTTCTGTTCTGGCAATAGGACTGGTCTTTCTTACCACTACAATCATTGCTCTTATTGTTCACAGTATCATTCCCGGATTTAGCTGGCCGCTTGCCTTTGTGATGGGAGCCATTATCTCTCCACCTGATGCGGTAGCGGCTACAAGCATTACAAAAACACTTCCGCTTCCACAGAAACTGACCACCATACTTGAAGGGGAAAGCCTTCTGAATGATGCTTCAGCCCTTATTGCCTATAAATGTGCAGTCATAGCCATTACCAGTGGTGTCTTTTCTTTTTTGAATGCGGGAATTCAATTTATCAGTAATAGCCTCGGCGGGCTCGTGATTGGATTAATCATTGGTTTTGCATTCTTAAAATTACACCGATATTTTAATGGAAACAGCAGTGCTGAAACCTTTGCGGTGATCTTACTTCCTTTTGCCGCCTACAGTCTGGCGGAACATTTGGGGTATTCCGGAGTATTGGCTGTGGTTATATTGGGAATGTTTTTGTCTTGGAATTCAATTTCACTGTTCAAAACGGAAAGCAGAATGCAGATGAGCCATTTTTGGGATGTTATGATCTTTATATTAAATGGGTTGGTGTTTCTTATCCTTGGAATGCAGCTTCCAGCCATTATTTCCAATATCCCCGGAACAGAGATTCCCATTCTTATCCTTTATGGGCTTCTGATATTCATTGTTCTGGTGTTTATAAGACTGGCCGTACTTTCCCTATTTCCTCTTTTTTCAGGTCCTGAGACAGGGAAAGCAAATGTTTTTCTTACCCAGTCTAAGAAAGAATACATTATTTTGTCATGGTCCGGAATGCGTGGAGTTGTTTCGCTAGCAGCAGCACTTGCATTACCTTTCAGGGACGATCATGGAGAGGTTATCGTACAAAGAGATACCCTCTTATTTATATCCTTTGTAGTCATTATTTTCACCTTGTTAATTCAGGGATTAACATTGCCAAAGCTGATCCGTCTGATAAAACCATCTGCACCCAACAAACAGGAGGAAAAAGACCTGAACAGACTTCTTCTTAAAGAATCTGTTTCATTTTTGAATGATGTTACTCCAGATTGTAACAGGGCTGAAAATGCTATAAAAAGCATGATTGAAAAACTGGAAAAAGAACATATTCAGCTAACGGATACTAACACAGAAACATCCTTGTATCATCATACAGAATGGAAAAAAACATACTTTGAACTGGAGCTGAAACTGGCAGAATACCAAAGAAAAACGCTAATAAACACCTATCATAAAGGGAATTTCACTCTTGAAACAATCCGTAAAAAGGAAATGGAACTTGATTTCTGGACAACAACCATTCATCATGAAATCGAAAGTATTGAGCAATATGCTGAATAA